One window of the Candidatus Chryseobacterium colombiense genome contains the following:
- a CDS encoding DUF2089 family protein, with protein MKLPIICPSCDHTLNVSQMKCPNCTTEVNGDYELPVILKLNRDEQEFILNFFLSSGSIKEMAKQADLSYPTMRNKMDDLIQKINVLKN; from the coding sequence ATGAAACTACCCATCATTTGTCCCAGTTGCGACCACACTTTAAATGTGAGTCAGATGAAATGCCCCAACTGCACGACAGAAGTTAATGGAGATTATGAACTTCCTGTTATTCTGAAGCTCAATCGTGATGAACAGGAATTTATCCTCAATTTTTTCCTGTCCAGCGGAAGTATTAAAGAAATGGCAAAACAGGCAGATCTCTCCTATCCTACCATGAGAAATAAAATGGATGATCTTATTCAAAAAATCAATGTATTAAAAAACTAA